From the Quercus lobata isolate SW786 chromosome 6, ValleyOak3.0 Primary Assembly, whole genome shotgun sequence genome, one window contains:
- the LOC115993942 gene encoding thioredoxin-like protein AAED1, chloroplastic isoform X2, with amino-acid sequence MDVRASTSPFSPNIADTLGDVNIFTAAGDPVFFKDLWDQNQGIAVVALLRHFGCPCSWELASALKEAKPKFDAAGVKLVAIGVGTPDKARILADRLPFPMDCLYADPERKAYDILGLYYGFGRTFFTPAIAKVFSRFGALQKAVKNYTIKAIADDKSSVLQQGGMFVFKGKQLLYARKDEGTGDHAPLDDIFDVCCKVPVA; translated from the exons ATGGATGTGAGGGCCTCCACTTCGCCGTTCAGCCCAAATATCGCTGACACCCTCGGTGATGTTAACATTTTCACCGCTGCTGGTGACCCCGTCTTCTTCAAGGACCTCTGGGATCAGAAccag gGAATAGCTGTTGTTGCACTTTTGAGGCACTTTGGATGCCCTTGCAG TTGGGAACTTGCTTCTGCTCTGAAAGAAGCGAAGCCAAAATTCGACGCAGCTGGTGTCAAATTGGTGGCAATTGGCGTTGGCACTCCTGACAAAGCTCGGATTCTTGCAGACCGG TTACCATTTCCAATGGATTGCCTCTATGCCGATCCTGAGCGCAAG GCTTATGACATTTTGGGCTTATACTATGGTTTTGGCCGTACATTTTTCACTCCGGCTATT GCCAAGGTGTTCTCAAGATTTGGGGCTCTGCAGAAGGCAGTAAAGAACTACACCATTAAAGCCATCGCAGATGATAAAAGTAGTGTACTGCAACAG gGAGGGATGTTTGTCTTTAAAGGGAAGCAGTTGCTGTATGCACGGAAAGATGAAGGAACAGGTGATCATGCCCCTTTAGATGATATTTTTGATGTCTGCTGCAAAGTTCCAGTTGCATAA
- the LOC115993942 gene encoding thioredoxin-like protein AAED1, chloroplastic isoform X1, which yields MDVRASTSPFSPNIADTLGDVNIFTAAGDPVFFKDLWDQNQGIAVVALLRHFGCPCSWELASALKEAKPKFDAAGVKLVAIGVGTPDKARILADRLILLPDVQLPFPMDCLYADPERKAYDILGLYYGFGRTFFTPAIAKVFSRFGALQKAVKNYTIKAIADDKSSVLQQGGMFVFKGKQLLYARKDEGTGDHAPLDDIFDVCCKVPVA from the exons ATGGATGTGAGGGCCTCCACTTCGCCGTTCAGCCCAAATATCGCTGACACCCTCGGTGATGTTAACATTTTCACCGCTGCTGGTGACCCCGTCTTCTTCAAGGACCTCTGGGATCAGAAccag gGAATAGCTGTTGTTGCACTTTTGAGGCACTTTGGATGCCCTTGCAG TTGGGAACTTGCTTCTGCTCTGAAAGAAGCGAAGCCAAAATTCGACGCAGCTGGTGTCAAATTGGTGGCAATTGGCGTTGGCACTCCTGACAAAGCTCGGATTCTTGCAGACCGG CTGATTCTTCTCCCTGATGTTCAGTTACCATTTCCAATGGATTGCCTCTATGCCGATCCTGAGCGCAAG GCTTATGACATTTTGGGCTTATACTATGGTTTTGGCCGTACATTTTTCACTCCGGCTATT GCCAAGGTGTTCTCAAGATTTGGGGCTCTGCAGAAGGCAGTAAAGAACTACACCATTAAAGCCATCGCAGATGATAAAAGTAGTGTACTGCAACAG gGAGGGATGTTTGTCTTTAAAGGGAAGCAGTTGCTGTATGCACGGAAAGATGAAGGAACAGGTGATCATGCCCCTTTAGATGATATTTTTGATGTCTGCTGCAAAGTTCCAGTTGCATAA